From the Syngnathoides biaculeatus isolate LvHL_M chromosome 10, ASM1980259v1, whole genome shotgun sequence genome, one window contains:
- the amigo3 gene encoding amphoterin-induced protein 3 isoform X2, giving the protein MRAPLQGAAPWTCALVLLGCLQRIRSLRAGNSTREGGCLRAADILSCAGLGLDRVPEDVPAHAVTLDLSHNRLAALRGRSFQGLAHLRTVRLAHNRLSGIRPAAFRNSSGALLRHLDLSSNRLRAVEGAYFRDLPGLEELLLYDNLLVRVESDALAGLRSLRRLYLSHNRLQDFPFSSVREHSRLVLLDLSSNGLLRLPLENLTGLPGRLQQGLYLHANPLVCDCATYRMFRLWELRGYAAVADFRQNYTCLMYGVRGLAARFLPDFPQACNTTAVTPQSGGVSVNAGRPALLHCSTALTGKHVTFFWLSPHREYVAPPGNNGSLKVFANGSLEIPAARAEDSGVYRCVALDPVGRRNETQEVRVTVVTRHHGKNHESFNTGLTTLLGCAVSLMLVLVYLYLTPCRCPPRDEAGPESVLGPSPPPAEGPDHRVGANKHVVFREPIKEQHNGHAWPPSPPEADVRRDGAFPHAALVLP; this is encoded by the coding sequence ATGCGGGCACCGCTTCAGGGTGCGGCTCCCTGGACTTGCGCGCTGGTCCTGCTGGGCTGCCTCCAGCGGATCCGGTCCCTCCGGGCCGGCAACTCCACCCGCGAGGGCGGCTGCCTGCGCGCGGCCGACATCCTGAGCTGCGCCGGGCTGGGCCTGGACCGGGTCCCGGAAGACGTGCCGGCTCACGCCGTGACTTTGGACCTGAGCCACAACCGTCTGGCGGCGCTGCGGGGCCGCAGCTTCCAAGGGCTGGCGCATCTGCGCACCGTACGTTTGGCGCACAACCGACTGAGCGGCATTCGGCCGGCCGCTTTCCGGAACTCCTCGGGGGCGCTGCTGCGACACCTGGACTTGTCATCCAACAGGTTGCGGGCCGTGGAGGGGGCCTACTTCCGGGACCTTCCGGGTCTGGAGGAGCTGCTGCTCTACGACAACCTGCTGGTGAGGGTGGAGAGCGACGCCCTGGCCGGACTGAGGAGCCTCCGCAGACTCTACCTCAGCCACAACCGACTCCAGGATTTTCCCTTCTCGTCCGTCCGGGAGCACAGTCGGCTGGTTTTGCTGGACCTGTCCTCCAACGGCCTCCTCCGGCTGCCGCTGGAGAACCTCACCGGCCTCCCGGGTAGACTCCAGCAGGGACTCTACCTTCACGCCAACCCGCTGGTGTGCGACTGCGCCACGTACCGCATGTTCCGCCTGTGGGAGCTTCGCGGCTACGCGGCGGTCGCGGACTTCCGGCAGAACTACACCTGCCTGATGTACGGGGTGCGTGGACTCGCTGCGCGTTTCCTGCCCGACTTCCCCCAAGCGTGCAACACCACCGCCGTGACGCCGCAGTCTGGGGGCGTGTCGGTGAACGCGGGGCGCCCGGCGCTGCTCCACTGCAGCACCGCGCTGACCGGGAAGCACGTCACGTTCTTCTGGCTCTCCCCACACCGGGAGTACGTGGCGCCGCCCGGCAACAACGGGTCGCTGAAGGTGTTCGCCAACGGGAGTCTGGAGATCCCGGCGGCCCGAGCGGAGGACTCCGGAGTCTACCGGTGCGTGGCCCTCGATCCGGTCGGAAGGCGGAACGAGACGCAGGAAGTGCGGGTGACTGTGGTGACGCGGCACCACGGCAAAAATCACGAGTCCTTCAACACCGGGTTGACGACCCTGCTGGGCTGCGCGGTCAGCCTGATGCTGGTCCTCGTGTACTTGTACCTGACACCCTGCCGCTGCCCACCCCGCGACGAGGCCGGACCGGAGAGCGTCCTCGgcccctccccgccccccgccGAGGGCCCGGACCACAGGGTCGGCGCCAACAAGCACGTGGTCTTCCGGGAGCCAATCAAAGAGCAGCACAACGGGCACGCGTGGCCGCCGTCGCCTCCGGAGGCCGATGTGCGGCGGGACGGCGCCTTCCCGCACGCGGCCCTCGTGTTGCCATAG
- the amigo3 gene encoding amphoterin-induced protein 3 isoform X1 translates to MRRGDEICGTYAGVPDGRRVVRRLRDAFASTRATRSVPTGFYWFASERERREKRSPGERKRTSASYAMRAPLQGAAPWTCALVLLGCLQRIRSLRAGNSTREGGCLRAADILSCAGLGLDRVPEDVPAHAVTLDLSHNRLAALRGRSFQGLAHLRTVRLAHNRLSGIRPAAFRNSSGALLRHLDLSSNRLRAVEGAYFRDLPGLEELLLYDNLLVRVESDALAGLRSLRRLYLSHNRLQDFPFSSVREHSRLVLLDLSSNGLLRLPLENLTGLPGRLQQGLYLHANPLVCDCATYRMFRLWELRGYAAVADFRQNYTCLMYGVRGLAARFLPDFPQACNTTAVTPQSGGVSVNAGRPALLHCSTALTGKHVTFFWLSPHREYVAPPGNNGSLKVFANGSLEIPAARAEDSGVYRCVALDPVGRRNETQEVRVTVVTRHHGKNHESFNTGLTTLLGCAVSLMLVLVYLYLTPCRCPPRDEAGPESVLGPSPPPAEGPDHRVGANKHVVFREPIKEQHNGHAWPPSPPEADVRRDGAFPHAALVLP, encoded by the exons ATGAG ACGCGGCGACGAGATTTGCGGCACCTACGCCGGCGTTCCAGATGGACGACGCGTCGTACGCCGGCTGAGGGACGCTTTTGCCTCCACGCGAGCCACGAGGAGCGTTCCGACCGGGTTCTACTGGTTTGCGTCGGAGCGCGAGCGACGCGAAAAGCGCTCTCCCGGTGAGAGGAAGCGGACGAGCGCAAGCTACGCGATGCGGGCACCGCTTCAGGGTGCGGCTCCCTGGACTTGCGCGCTGGTCCTGCTGGGCTGCCTCCAGCGGATCCGGTCCCTCCGGGCCGGCAACTCCACCCGCGAGGGCGGCTGCCTGCGCGCGGCCGACATCCTGAGCTGCGCCGGGCTGGGCCTGGACCGGGTCCCGGAAGACGTGCCGGCTCACGCCGTGACTTTGGACCTGAGCCACAACCGTCTGGCGGCGCTGCGGGGCCGCAGCTTCCAAGGGCTGGCGCATCTGCGCACCGTACGTTTGGCGCACAACCGACTGAGCGGCATTCGGCCGGCCGCTTTCCGGAACTCCTCGGGGGCGCTGCTGCGACACCTGGACTTGTCATCCAACAGGTTGCGGGCCGTGGAGGGGGCCTACTTCCGGGACCTTCCGGGTCTGGAGGAGCTGCTGCTCTACGACAACCTGCTGGTGAGGGTGGAGAGCGACGCCCTGGCCGGACTGAGGAGCCTCCGCAGACTCTACCTCAGCCACAACCGACTCCAGGATTTTCCCTTCTCGTCCGTCCGGGAGCACAGTCGGCTGGTTTTGCTGGACCTGTCCTCCAACGGCCTCCTCCGGCTGCCGCTGGAGAACCTCACCGGCCTCCCGGGTAGACTCCAGCAGGGACTCTACCTTCACGCCAACCCGCTGGTGTGCGACTGCGCCACGTACCGCATGTTCCGCCTGTGGGAGCTTCGCGGCTACGCGGCGGTCGCGGACTTCCGGCAGAACTACACCTGCCTGATGTACGGGGTGCGTGGACTCGCTGCGCGTTTCCTGCCCGACTTCCCCCAAGCGTGCAACACCACCGCCGTGACGCCGCAGTCTGGGGGCGTGTCGGTGAACGCGGGGCGCCCGGCGCTGCTCCACTGCAGCACCGCGCTGACCGGGAAGCACGTCACGTTCTTCTGGCTCTCCCCACACCGGGAGTACGTGGCGCCGCCCGGCAACAACGGGTCGCTGAAGGTGTTCGCCAACGGGAGTCTGGAGATCCCGGCGGCCCGAGCGGAGGACTCCGGAGTCTACCGGTGCGTGGCCCTCGATCCGGTCGGAAGGCGGAACGAGACGCAGGAAGTGCGGGTGACTGTGGTGACGCGGCACCACGGCAAAAATCACGAGTCCTTCAACACCGGGTTGACGACCCTGCTGGGCTGCGCGGTCAGCCTGATGCTGGTCCTCGTGTACTTGTACCTGACACCCTGCCGCTGCCCACCCCGCGACGAGGCCGGACCGGAGAGCGTCCTCGgcccctccccgccccccgccGAGGGCCCGGACCACAGGGTCGGCGCCAACAAGCACGTGGTCTTCCGGGAGCCAATCAAAGAGCAGCACAACGGGCACGCGTGGCCGCCGTCGCCTCCGGAGGCCGATGTGCGGCGGGACGGCGCCTTCCCGCACGCGGCCCTCGTGTTGCCATAG